One Fusarium falciforme chromosome 1, complete sequence genomic window carries:
- a CDS encoding Phenylalanine--tRNA ligase has protein sequence MRFYAQGMRCLRASAPRAAHLSRSSIILRTACAVRAYSSAPPTGSPSSKQGSVTIRGQTIKTDPEWFNAPANVLDATSRSLHLQKDHPVSITRQIIQSNFPEPTFKYHNEFSPVVSTAQNFDSLGFPANHPGRALSDTYYLNKETLLRTHTSAHQADTFRANQSAGYLISADVYRRDAIDRSHYPVFHQMEGAMSWDRNEVPNGDIAAAVWKDFENLPVHGVQVDDPNPAIHPERNPLQEPHHTAAEAEAIGAHLKRSLESMVVDIFSRAKAAAIKEDPDFVDEPLQMRWVEAYFPFTSPSWELEVYYAGDWLEVLGCGVVKQDILINAGVPNRLGWAFGIGIDRIAMLLFKIPDIRLFWSKDNRFLSQFEGVTDNLDTLKRFVPFSKYPPCPKDVSFWLSSTSAAGGNTKGSFHENDVMELVRNVAGDVVEDVRLIDEFTHPKTGRRSMAYRMVYRSLERTLTNAEANGFHERVREALVKELGVELR, from the exons ATGAGATTCTACGCCCAGGGCATGCGCTGCCTCCGGGCCTCTGCCCCGCGAGCCGCCCACCTCTCCCGGAGCTCCATCATCCTCCGAACAGCTTGCGCCGTGAGGGCATACTCGTCGG CACCTCCGACGGGCTCCCCAAGCTCCAAACAAGGCTCCGTCACTATCCGTGGGCAGACCATCAAGACGGATCCTGAGTGGTTCAACGCCCCGGCCAACGTCCTCGATGCTACTTCGAGGAGCTTGCACCTGCAAAAGGATCACCCCGTCTCCATCACCCGCCAGATCATCCAGTCCAACTTCCCCGAGCCTACCTTCAAGTACCACAATGAGTTCAGCCCCGTTGTGTCCACCGCCCAGAACTTTGACTCGCTCGGCTTTCCCGCGAACCACCCCGGCCGTGCTCTCTCAGATACCTACTACCTGAACAAGGAGACTCTCCTGCGAACGCATACGAGTGCCCACCAAGCCGACACTTTCCGGGCCAACCAGAGCGCTGGTTACCTCATTTCTGCCGACGTGTACAGACGAGACGCCATTGACCGGAGTCACTATCCTGTTTTCCATCAGATGGAGGGTGCCATGTCATGGGACCGTAACGAAGTTCCCAATGGTGACATTGCTGCGGCTGTGTGGAAGGACTTTGAGAACCTTCCCGTGCATGGAGTCCAAGTAGACGACCCAAACCCTGCCATTCATCCCGAGCGCAACCCTCTTCAAGAACCCCATCACACGGCGGCAGAGGCTGAGGCTATCGGTGCTCACCTGAAGAGGTCACTTGAGTCCATGGTTGTCGACATCTTTTCCCGTGCCAAGGCTGCAGCGATCAAGGAGGACCCCGACTTTGTTGATGAACCGCTCCAGATGCGATGGGTTGAGGCCTACTTCCCCTTCACCAGCCCCTCGTGGGAGCTTGAGGTTTACTATGCAGGCGACTGGCTCGAGGTACTCGGATGTGGTGTAGTCAAGCAGGATATCTTGATCAACGCCGGCGTGCCGAACCGCCTCGGTTGGGCGTTTGGCATCGGTATCGACCGCATTGCCATGCTCCTCTTCAAGATCCCTGATATCCGCCTATTCTGGTCAAAAGACAACCGATTCCTGTCACAGTTTGAGGGTGTGACCGACAACCTCGATACGCTGAAGCGCTTCGTGCCCTTCTCCAAGTACCCTCCCTGCCCCAAGGACGTGTCCTTCTGGCTGAGCTCGACGTCGGCGGCGGGTGGCAACACCAAGGGCAGCTTCCACGAGAACGACGTGATGGAGCTGGTGCGCAACGTGGCAGGCGATGTGGTAGAGGATGTGCGGCTGATTGACGAGTTTACGCATCCCAAGACGGGGCGTAGGAGCATGGCTTACCGCATGGTGTATCGCAGCCTGGAGCGGACGCTGACCAACGCCGAGGCCAACGGTTTCCACGAGAGGGTCCGCGAGGCTCTCGTCAAGGAGCTGGGTGTTGAGCTTCGCTGA
- a CDS encoding RPOLD domain-containing protein: MDGMDYDPMVMDGEPEQPQVKISAADHTHVDFELSKTNLSFANALRRVIQAEVPTIAIDLVEIEVNSSVLADEFIAHRLGLIPLDSKGVGELNNSRDCDCEQYCEQCSVTLNLHAKCTSDEIMKVYARDLVVDGRHANSVGNPVITDPEGYGCLIAKLRKDQELKITCIAKKGIAKEHAKWMPTSAVGFEYDPHNKLHHLDMWFENDTDPEVEWPKSKYAQWEDPPQEGEPFDYDAVPNRFYFEVETSGSMEPDQIVQSGIRVLQQKIGGLLKGLDPRKYGGDEAEFDGPRSPDMNMDGGTTPWQDGGYTTPYGGNATAYGGGMTAYGTTPYGQSSWQ, encoded by the exons ATGGACGGGATGGACTATGATCCTATGGTTATGGACGGGGAGCCTGAGCAGCCTCAGGTGAAGATCTCTGCG GCCGACCACACCCACGTCGACTTTGAGCTCTCCAAGACCAACCTCTCTTTCGCCAACGCGCTGCGGCGCGTCATCCAGGCAGAGGTTCccaccatcgccatcgacCTAGTCGAGATCGAAGTCAACAGCTCCGTGCTGGCCGACGAGTTTATCGCCCACCGCCTGGGCCTCATCCCGCTCGATTCCAAGGGCGTGGGCGAGCTCAACAACTCGCGCGACTGCGACTGTGAGCAGTACTGCGAGCAGTGCAGCGTCACCCTCAACCTGCACGCCAAGTGTACCTCGGACGAGATCATGAAGGTGTACGCCCGTGACCTTGTCGTTGACGGTAGGCACGCAAACTCGGTCGGCAACCCCGTCATCACCGACCCCGAGGGCTACGGCTGCCTGATCGCCAAGCTGCGCAAGGACCAGGAGCTCAAGATCACCTGCATCGCGAAGAAGGGTATCGCAAAGGAGCACGCCAAGTGGATGCCCACCTCGGCCGTCGGATTCGAGTACGACCCTCACAACAAGCTGCACCATCTTGACATGTGGTTTGAGAACGACACAGATCCTGAAGTAGAATG GCCCAAGAGCAAATACGCACAGTGGGAAGATCCCCCGCAAGAAGGCGAGCCCTTTGACTACGACGCAGTCCCCAACAGGTTCTACTTTGAGGTGGAAACATCAGGAAGCATGGAACCCGATCAGATCGTGCAGAGCGGCATCCGGGTGCTGCAGCAAAAGATTGGCGGCCTCCTCAAGGGTCTGGACCCTAGGAAGTAcggcggcgacgaggccgagttcGACGGGCCCCGGAGCCCTGATATGAACATGGACGGCGGCACGACGCCCTGGCAAGACGGGGGCTACACCACACCATACGGCGGCAATGCCACGGCCTACGGCGGGGGCATGACGGCTTACGGGACGACACCTTATGGACAGTCTTCGTGGCAGTGA
- a CDS encoding Sof1 domain-containing protein, whose amino-acid sequence MKIKAISRSVSAQQAAGSDVSKQPRNLDSALHPFERAREYKRALNAVKLERMHAQPFIGQLGRGHVDGVYSIAKDPNSLEHFASASGDGVVKVWDLADRDEIWHATAHENIVKGLEWTRDQKLLTCAADRTIKLFDPYNTPSDASPISSWLGSGAFTSLSHHRSKNAFAAASSVISIYDLERHTAAPEVLRWPTSVDTITNVSFNYVETSILASCSNDRSIVIYDLRTSTPVTKTVLKFASNRIAWSPMEAFNMAVASEDHNIYLFDMRKFDRALNVLKDHVAAVMDVEFSPTGEELVSASWDRTIRLWNRDRGHSRDIYHTKRMQRVMAAAWTPDARYVLSGSDDGNVRLWRANASRREGVKSARQRQALEYNDSLVQRYQHMPEIRRIHRHRHVPKVLKKAGEIKAEEIKSIKRREENERRHTKKQFERRRNEREKMVLATEK is encoded by the coding sequence ATGAAGATCAAGGCCATTAGCCGTTCCGTGTCGGCACAGCAGGCCGCCGGCTCGGACGTTTCCAAGCAGCCCCGCAACCTCGACTCGGCGCTGCACCCCTTCGAGCGCGCACGCGAGTACAAACGAGCCCTCAACGCCGTCAAGCTTGAGCGCATGCACGCCCAGCCCTTTATCGGACAGCTTGGACGAGGTCACGTCGACGGTGTCTactccatcgccaaggacCCCAACTCTCTCGAGCACTTTGCCAGTGCGAGCGGTGACGGAGTTGTCAAGGTCTGGGATCTTGCGGATAGGGACGAGATATGGCATGCCACGGCGCACGAGAACATCGTCAAGGGCCTCGAGTGGACTCGCGATCAGAAGCTGTTGACCTGCGCCGCCGACCGGACCATCAAGCTGTTTGACCCCTACAACACACCCAGCGACGCCTCGCCTATATCATCCTGGCTAGGATCTGGAGCCTTTACAAGCCTGTCGCATCACCGCTCAAAGAACGCCTTTGCCGCTGCTTCAAGTGTTATATCCATCTACGACCTCGAGAGGCACACCGCCGCCCCCGAGGTTCTCCGCTGGCCAACCTCTGTCGACACCATTACCAACGTCTCGTTCAACTATGTCGAGACGTCGATCCTGGCGTCGTGCTCCAACGACCGCTCCATCGTCATCTACGACCTCCGCACCTCGACCCCAGTCACAAAGACGGTCCTCAAGTTTGCGAGCAATCGCATCGCCTGGTCCCCCATGGAGGCTTTCAACATGGCTGTTGCATCCGAGGACCACAACATCTACCTCTTCGACATGCGCAAGTTTGACCGCGCCCTCAACGTCCTCAAGGACCACGTTGCCGCCGTCATGGACGTCGAGTTCTCCCCCACGGGTGAGGAGCTCGTCTCTGCCTCGTGGGACCGCACCATCCGCCTCTGGAACCGCGACCGTGGCCACTCACGAGACATCTACCATACCAAGCGCATGCAGCGCGTCATGGCGGCCGCCTGGACACCCGACGCCCGTTACGTCCTCTCAGGCTCCGATGACGGCAACGTGCGCCTCTGGCGTGCCAACGCCTCTCGCCGCGAAGGCGTCAAGTCGGCCCGACAGCGACAGGCCCTCGAGTACAACGACTCCCTGGTCCAGCGCTACCAGCACATGCCCGAGATCCGTCGCATCCACCGTCACCGCCACGTGCCCAAGGTGCTCAAGAAGGCGggcgagatcaaggctgaggagatcAAGAGCATCAAGCGACGTGAGGAGAATGAGCGCCGCCATACAAAGAAGCAGTTTGAGCGACGAAGGAATGAAAGAGAGAAGATGGTTTTGGCAACGGAGAAGTAA
- a CDS encoding CMP/dCMP-type deaminase domain-containing protein has product MTTPDPAVEAPAAEVSPAQEGVETSQPTKPEIRGPSEIVPNVLIDDLRESHTNRGVLIPLKTTQEVRQDHTITHAFITRAPTKQANEVITALRNMRPDDSANPLPHLRRCAKPADLPAHLKTQFMNDTSVGRQIHTAKSTWIYIIVGEVKEFTREELSTVLSPIEGMEQDLFIEKIPIPLLAPTSQVQAAMWSSQFWPTVYRKNNPLGPHPSMVARGTEEIKEDASVWMALAHRVALQAKEAGIGEAMGAVIVQRDAGKVELVGLAGDARRHQECGLLDGTSNPMTHCVVRAISMVAQKLVRHERRAAGLSVQTPNLEYDAFQDGPLLEMEKQCFEQEHPNKDGYLCHGLELYVTHEPCVSCSMGILHSRMGKVVFATHMPRSGGLSSDDRPDGGGRGLGLFWRRELNWSLMAWEWERDGVPDLPSVEPITHV; this is encoded by the exons ATGACCACCCCTGATCCAGCTGTCGAGGCGCCAGCCGCCGAGGTCTCGCCTGCCCAAGAGGGAGTCGAGACATCCCAGCCCACCAAGCCCGAGATTCGCGGGCCTTCTGAGATTGTTCCGAATGTTTTGATCGACGATCTCAGGGAAAGCCACACCAACCGCGGTGTTTTGATCCCCCTCAAAACAACTCAGGAAGTCCGACAGGATCACACCATCACTCATGCCTTCATTACACGAGCGCCAACCAAGCAGGCCAACGAGGTCATCAC GGCTTTGCGTAACATGCGACCTGATGATAGCGCTAACCCCCTACCTCATCTTCGCAGATGCGCCAAACCTGCAGACCTTCCCGCCCATCTCAAGACACAGTTCATGAACGACACCTCAGTCGGTCGTCAGATCCACACGGCCAAGTCAACAtggatatatattattgtCGGAGAGGTCAAGGAGTTCACCCGAGAGGAGCTTTCTACCGTGCTATCTCCCATCGAAGGCATGGAGCAAGACCTCTTTATCGAAAAGATCCCTATCCCACTCCTCGCACCCACATCTCAGGTCCAGGCCGCCATGTGGTCTTCCCAGTTTTGGCCTACGGTCTACCGAAAGAACAATCCCCTTGGCCCGCACCCTAGCATGGTGGCCCGTGGAACCGAGGAGATCAAAGAAGATGCCTCTGTTTGGATGGCGCTGGCACACCGCGTCGCTCTACAGGCCAAGGAAGCTGGAATCGGTGAAGCGATGGGTGCTGTGATCGTCCAGAGAGATGCAGGCAAGGTTGAACTTGTTGGACTTGCCGGAGACGCTCGCCGACACCAGGAATGCGGCCTGCTAGACGGCACAAGCAACCCCATGACACACTGTGTCGTTCGTGCTATTAGCATGGTGGCTCAGAAGCTAGTCAGGCACGAAAGAAGGGCTGCTGGTCTGTCCGTACAGACGCCCAATCTCGAATACGACGCCTTTCAGGACGGCCCGCtcctcgagatggagaaacAATGCTTCGAACAGGAGCATCCGAACAAGGACGGGTACCTTTGCCACGGGCTAGAGCTCTATGTCACGCACGAGCCCTGTGTTTCATGCTCAATGGGCATTCTTCATTCTCGCATGGGCAAGGTCGTGTTTGCCACGCACATGCCTCGCAGCGGAGGACTGAGCTCAGATGATCGTCCGGATGGAGGTGGACGAGGACTAGGGCTCTTCTGGAGACGAGAGCTCAACTGGAGCTTGATGGCGTGGGAATGGGAACGTGACGGCGTTCCTGACCTGCCCTCTGTTGAACCCATCACTCATGTTTAG
- a CDS encoding Ribonuclease H codes for MNKKRSAPGAAVASAGSSSKKRKMDGVQKYYAVRAGFNPGVYLTYPECQQQTSGFRGAVFKSFVSKQDALDFVAGKKVASTSNEPDKFYAVAVGNPTGIYTDWTEASEAIKGIKGPKYKRFATRAEAVGYIKQFGNKETIDALGEEGRSHPEPEPEPVLELQPEEPPAKKTKRVPDEVPGSGPVEDVLKIYTDGSSRANGRTSARAGLGVYFGDHDKRNLSERLPGLPQTNQRAELMAILRALQIAPLEQAVQIFTDSQYSINCVTQWARSWENKGWKTANGAEVKNQDIIREVLAKKAERERAGGATYFKWVKGHASSRGNIAADQLAVAGADLSPV; via the exons ATGAATAAGAAGCGCAGTGCCCCCGGGGCCGCAGTTGCCTCTGCAGGCTCCTCGTCCAAGAAGCGGAAGATGGATGGTGTGCAAAAGTACTACGCAGTCAGAGCTGGGTTCAACCCCGGCGTCTACTTGACCTATCCCGAGTGCCAACAGCAGACGTCGGGATTCAGAGGTGCAGTCT TCAAGTCGTTCGTTTCGAAGCAGGACGCCCTGGACTTTGTTGCCGGCAAGAAGGTTGCCTCAACGTCAAATGAACCCGACAAGTTCTACGCGGTAGCCGTGGGCAACCCTACGGGTATCTATACGGACTGGACCGAGGCCTCGGAAGCTATTAAGGGCATCAAGGGACCCAAGTATAAGCGGTTTGCGACACGGGCAGAGGCAGTTGGATATATCAAGCAGTTTGGCAACAAGGAAACCATTGATGCtctgggggaggagggaCGATCGCACCCGGAGCCAGAACCGGAGCCAGTATTAGAACTTCAACCCGAGGAGCCACcggccaagaagaccaagcgGGTCCCGGATGAGGTTCCTGGTTCGGGGCCTGTGGAGGATGTGCTCAAGATCTACACCGACGGCAGCAGTCGCGCCAACGGCAGAACCAGCGCTCGCGCCGGATTGGGCGTCTACTTCGGAGACCATGACAAGCGTAACCTCTCGGAGCGGCTCCCCGGCCTGCCCCAGACGAACCAACGAGCTGAACTGATGGCCATATTGCGAGCACTCCAGATTGCACCCCTGGAGCAGGCGGTCCAGATCTTCACCGACAGCCAATACTCGATCAACTGCGTAACGCAGTGGGCGCGGAGCTGGGAGAACAAGGGCTGGAAGACAGCTAATGGCGCAGAAGTCAAGAACCAGGACATCATCCGGGAGGTCCTGGCCAAAAAGGCAGAGCGGGAAAGGGCTGGAGGCGCAACCTACTTCAAATGGGTCAAGGGGCACGCCAGCAGCCGAGGTAATATTGCGGCAGATCAGCTCGCCGTCGCTGGAGCCGATTTGAGTCCTGTCTAA
- a CDS encoding IPT/TIG domain-containing protein — protein sequence MTPAPTGPGSPLIAGVAMSGGEFGDFSDDDLGANNLFDFSNSPDTLQTLESLGGDPKAFLSPQDLTRGSFADSPTGGYYQDSSSESASSKRTGSSTSSKTAVNAAITSADAQIDDLDCKMEWGTTFTAFPDDDSPFEFGRDQIDGMYNFEHDDHFFDRTAPFEASSSPDRVTAARNSITSPTMPTAKAKSSSKEATPKKKSQSHHKALSQYSVSSAMNGLKTSTSREVSPMSMSNGAVLSQGGSPAAMFTSPSPHAVDFSRAVNSLGAQPLWPNKMDVAAQAAPDVLPTTLHFGGQMGQTVPMPQQMAMATHPNFGGRCELKIMPTPLKSRVETQIPIKMLLSPVPPGVNRLHLPAHTISKPKLLAKPSPEKSPDMLELYVSLVCTSAMEGPGMKENALQRAASHPQGYLPPLDDEENSPQNGGDVRICQGCITRERKRAARKKIKKPDEEKLWSKDEERRVIVFNTAEVKEWQSVSGVMMDASVVPAGTMQIDAPMRIACYCRHHGEKQGFNVIFTIKDYQDRVIAQAMSDPIMITDDHKTHPMTTQLTAHQQPLPDAPVTTAAPQQAIDNLGLIPPAANNSFRMSPSTGDLSSMHRNGQVSYQASSGKTTPTGRTLSRPASPTLGAPLAKKRKSSASRVPNGLAMTRIDDTTPSPSSQVNNQMVTATSPFSSNLSAFSQGDSLFQQNGLAPFATSPPTPSSNDQPGFFPSNRSASMDNIAAAQLYSAPASGHPSRAPSPNGLRNAIALNPQNQFAQTLTSSLFTVPMGMNQTRASPVIHKIIPNEGPKTGGIEVTVLGAAFFQGLEVWFGDQKATTTTFWGESSLVCLLPPSPVAGAVAVTFKHQAAQAAQVYPTGKQPAIFKYIDDNEDKLIRTALTVLGQKMSGQIVDVSDLARRILNDGNSGWSGGSSGGSSSGGQMMGNTFNHAPNTHLESQLLKCLDLIDLDDSTHRTRLDLKRPTGHTMLHLSCSLGYHRFVAALLARGANPDARDKGGFTPLHLAAIHNHPEIVRRLMINRADPTIRSLSGLTAADVAQSRAVLRAIRRSERHVRSRSSGGSLHSKASSATSLRSLWEPMTQVHTHEEPVSPDSSEESPEYTSGDFEDEDPDEHVYLSMRRSSGFRQENERPNLRRRKTNELEPEMEPPATAMAAASAALKEHFQQQLHQFQQSIALQFQNLPHFPQMPALPNMPDYQAPFMRRVQQFMPGMAAPRTDNEDGQPQRWWDSSSKTTATAPPAYDEIFPREDLDTKQASAAQAAVEAEADMKCAALYDQTTTTTEAVEVRETWTEEPGVLKIGRKNAITKEQQEQFLRAREVKLKRLSSDRNLFFIWIPLLLVMVCAMAYSYFPGLFTFIWAFVRSFYQNGLDRTQQLIQQNLPERVVEV from the exons ATGACACCCGCTCCAACCGGCCCCGGCAGCCCTCTCATCGCAGGTGTTGCCATGTCGGGCGGCGAATTTGGCGATTTTTCCGATGACGACCTCGGCGCCAACAACCTCTTCGATTTCTCAAACAGCCCAGATACGCTCCAGACACTCGAGTCGCTCGGCGGCGACCCCAAGGCCTTCCTCTCGCCCCAGGATCTGACGAGGGGATCCTTTGCCGACTCACCAACCGGCGGTTATTATCAGGATTCCTCGTCCGAGTCTGCATCCTCCAAGCGCACCGGCAGCTCCACATCCTCAAAGACGGCCGTCAACGCGGCTATCACCTCGGCCGATGCCCAAATAGACGACCTGGATTGCAAGATGGAATGGGGTACGACGTTTACTGCTTTCCCCGACGATGACAGCCCTTTTGAGTTTGGCCGCGATCAGATTGATGGCATGTACAACTTCGAGCACGATGACCACTTTTTCGACCGGACAGCGCCGTTTGAGGCGTCTAGTAGCCCCGACCGGGTTACTGCTGCTCGAAATTCAATCACCTCACCAACCATGCCTACTGCAAAGGCTAAAAGTTCGAGCAAAGAAGCAACGCCTAAGAAGAAGTCCCAGAGCCACCACAAGGCTCTCTCA CAATACTCAGTATCTTCAGCTATGAACGGTCTGAAGACATCAACTTCACGCGAAGTGTCAcccatgtccatgtccaaTGGTGCTGTATTGAGCCAGGGCGGATCGCCAGCGGCCATGTTCACTTCACCATCCCCCCACGCAGTTGATTTTTCGAGGGCTGTCAATAGCTTGGGTGCGCAACCCTTGTGGCCAAACAAAATGGACGTGGCGGCACAAGCTGCACCCGATGTCTTGCCCACAACACTTCACTTTGGCGGTCAGATGGGCCAGACCGTACCAATGCCGCAGCAGATGGCGATGGCCACGCATCCGAATTTTGGTGGACGGTGCGAGTTGAAGATCATGCCCACACCCCTCAAGTCAAGGGTCGAGACTCAGATTCCCATCAAGATGTTGCTCAGCCCAGTCCCACCTGGCGTTAACAGGCTTCACCTCCCAGCTCACACAATCTCAAAACCCAAGCTTCTCGCAAAGCCAAGTCCTGAGAAGTCCCCTGACATGCTTGAACTCTACGTCTCCTTGGTGTGCACCAGTGCCATGGAGGGCCCTGGGATGAAAGAGAACGCACTCCAGCGTGCCGCCTCTCATCCCCAAGGCTATCTACCTCCGTtggatgacgaggagaacTCGCCCCAGAACGGCGGTGATGTGAGAATATGTCAAGGATGTATCACCAGAGAACGCAAGCGCGCAGCTCGGAAAAAGATCAAGAAACCTGATGAAGAGAAGCTCTGGAGCAAAGACGAGGAGCGCCGTGTAATTGTGTTTAACAcggccgaggtcaaggaatGGCAGTCTGTCAGCGGAGTCATGATGGACGCATCGGTCGTTCCCGCAGGCACTATGCAAATCGATGCACCAATGCGAATTGCCTGCTATTGCCGACACCACGGCGAGAAGCAGGGGTTCAACGTCATCTTCACCATAAAGGATTACCAGGACCGTGTCATTGCCCAGGCCATGTCTGATCCTATTATGATCACAGACGACCACAAGACGCACCCGATGACAACACAGCTTACTGCCCACCAACAGCCCCTCCCGGATGCTCCTGTGACGACCGCAGCTCCTCAACAGGCCATCGACAACCTTGGCCTGATCCCTCCTGCCGCGAACAACTCGTTCCGCATGTCGCCATCGACTGGCGATCTCTCAAGCATGCACCGCAACGGCCAAGTTTCTTACCAAGCCTCATCGGGCAAGACAACACCGACTGGTCGGACACTCTCACGCCCTGCATCGCCAACGTTGGGAGCCCCCTTGGCTAAGAAGAGGAAGTCGAGCGCGTCAAGAGTGCCCAACGGGCTTGCCATGACTCGTATCGACGATACGACGCCCTCGCCCAGCTCTCAGGTGAACAACCAGATGGTTACTGCAACCTCTCCCTTCTCGTCGAATTTGAGTGCCTTTTCTCAGGGAGACTCTCTGTTCCAGCAGAATGGCCTTGCGCCATTTGCTACCAGCCCTCCCACCCCTAGCAGCAATGATCAACCTGGCTTCTTCCCTAGCAACCGCTCTGCTAGCATGGACAACATAGCCGCAGCACAGCTTTACTCAGCGCCTGCATCAGGACATCCAAGCCGTGCCCCCAGTCCGAACGGGCTTAGGAATGCCATCGCCCTTAACCCCCAGAACCAGTTTGCTCAAACATTGACTAGCAGCTTGTTTACCGTCCCCATGGGCATGAACCAGACGAGGGCGTCCCCCGTCATTCATAAGATCATCCCCAACGAGGGTCCCAAGACTGGTGGAATCGAGGTGACGGTTCTGGGTGCGGCCTTCTTCCAAGGGCTCGAAGTTTGGTTTGGTGACCAGAAGGCTACTACCACTACCTTCTGGGGCGAGTCATCACTGGTCTGCTTGCTGCCGCCATCACCTGTTGCTGGAGCTGTCGCCGTCACTTTCAAGCATCAGGCAGCGCAGGCTGCACAGGTTTACCCGACGGGCAAGCAGCCGGCAATCTTCAAGTACATCGATGACAATGAGGACAAGCTCATAAGGACGGCTCTCACAGTTCTGGGCCAGAAGATGTCGGGACAAATCGTTGACGTCAGCGATCTTGCGAGGAGGATCCTCAACGATGGCAACTCGGGCTGGTCCGGTGGTTCATCAGGTGGCTCGTCTTCTGGCGGCCAGATGATGGGCAACACCTTCAACCATGCTCCCAACACGCACCTCGAGTCACAGCTCCTGAAGTGCCTGGATCTCATTGACCTTGATGACAGCACGCACAGGACCCGCCTGGATCTTAAGAGGCCGACTGGCCATACTATGCTTCACCTCTCATGCTCCCTCGGCTACCATCGATTTGTTGCCGCTCTGCTCGCGCGTGGCGCCAACCCTGACGCTAGGGACAAGGGTGGCTTCACGCCTCTGCACCTTGCTGCAATCCACAACCACCCCGAGATTGTGCGAAGGCTGATGATCAACCGCGCGGACCCCACAATCAGAAGCTTGTCTGGCCTTACCGCCGCCGATGTTGCTCAGTCGCGTGCTGTGCTACGTGCTATTCGCCGTTCTGAGCGCCATGTCCGATCTcgcagcagcggcggctcGCTCCATAGCAAGGCTAGCAGCGCCACATCTCTGCGGTCTCTGTGGGAGCCCATGACCCAGGTCCATACTCACGAGGAGCCTGTCTCGCCAGATTCGAGCGAGGAGAGCCCTGAGTACACATCAGGAGactttgaggatgaagacccAGATGAGCACGTGTATCTGAGCATGAGAAGATCAAGTGGCTTCAGACAAGAGAACGAGCGGCCAAACCTCCGTCGGCGAAAGACTAACGAGCTGGAGCCAGAGATGGAGCCTCCCGCAACGGCCATGGCAGCTGCGTCGGCAGCCTTGAAGGAGCActtccagcagcagctccaTCAGTTCCAGCAGTCGATTGCTCTGCAGTTCCAAAACCTGCCACACTTCCCTCAGATGCCCGCGTTGCCCAACATGCCTGACTATCAGGCACCATTCATGCGCCGGGTTCAGCAGTTCATGCCAGGAATGGCAGCACCTCGCACGGACAATGAAGACGGGCAGCCACAGCGATGGTGGGACTCGTCGTCCAAGACCACGGCAACGGCACCCCCGGCGTACGATGAAATCTTCCCTCGGGAAGACCTCGACACGAAGCAGGCGTCTGCAGCACAAGCGGCCGTTGAAGCCGAGGCTGACATGAAGTGTGCTGCTCTGTACGATCAGACAACCACAACGACTGAGGCGGTCGAGGTTCGTGAGACATGGACGGAAGAACCCGGAGTTCTCAAGATTGGCCGGAAGaacgccatcaccaaggagcAGCAAGAGCAGTTCCTCAGGGCTCGTGAGGTGAAGCTCAAGAGACTCAGCAGCGATCGCAACCTATTCTTCATCTGG ATTCCTCTTCTGCTCGTAATGGTCTGTGCCATGGCGTACAGCTATTTCCCAGGCCTTTTTACCTTTATCTGGGCCTTTGTCCGGTCGTTCTACCAGAACGGACTCGACAGGACTCAGCAGCTGATTCAACAGAACCTGCCAGAGCGGGTGGTTGAAGTCTAG